The window GATATTAAGGGTGGAATCTGGATGTGGGAATTGTGTGAAAAAGGGAAACTGTGGTGGATGGGGTTgtatgatgatgatgttttcaatgttgttttacttttactttttgtgtATCGtttagtttgtttgtttttgttctagATTTTGAGGTTTGTTTGGATGATAACATTTTTGTTTGCTTGGTTTTCACGTTGAAGTGTCGGCAAAAAACCAGGGATTTTGCTGTTTCTTGTAAGAATATGAAGAAAGGGAAACCTTGTCCCATTAACTTTTGCCACAAGTGCCTCTTAAACAGGTTAGGTTCGGTAATATAAACGTTGTTATTTTTTCCCGTGAATCATTCTATCTTGTTAAGCATATTTTTGGCCATGTTTATGGTGAAGACTTTCTTGCTTTGCAAAAGTGTCCATAGATTAATTGCTTTGCAACGAGTATCCAAACTCCAAACACACATGTAGAAATCACCAAAATGTGTTTTACCTTCTGAGGATTTTTTTGTGGTGAATTAGGTATGGGGAGAAGGCAGAAAAGGTGGAGCAGTTGGGTAATTGGATGTGTCCAAAATGTAGAAACTTTTGCAACTGCAGTTTTTGCCGGTGAGTTTCTTTTATCTTTGTGAATGTGTGTTTTGAGTTGGTATTGTATCCGTGGGTTCATTCTAATAGAGGAGTGATCTTCGTAGGAAAAAACAAGGTGAACTACCTACTGGTCAATTATTTCATACAGCCAAGGCATCTGGTTTCAAGTCAGTGTCTGAAATGCTTGTTTCAAAAACTGCTGAATCTAATGATTTGGAATCGAACAAGGTGAATAGGGTTTTTCCTTCAAAGGAAGCTACTGAGGTAAAGGTGTGCTATTTTTCTCTCCATCCCCCATCCCATATATCTTGTGGTTGACAATTAAGTTTACTTATGTTTGCTGGTTTATGAAGCTCCTCTTCACATgcaaattcatgattttttaatgGTGACAGAAGCAAAAACGTGTTAATAAATCAAGTTCCGACAAGGTTCCGGTGAGCAAAGCTGTTTCACCTATGAAGCAAATTGCATCAGATAAGGTAccatagttattttattttggtttatttgTCTTAGTTATTGGCATATAAGTTTTACTGATTGGTGCATAGGGTTTATATGCATATGTGCATGTGTGGTGTATCTAGTGAGAGGAGTTAATTCTTGCCTTACGATTATACAGATTGTTTTACTTACTTAATCTTGACTATTCGTGTTAGTTGTATGGTCtagattaaattttgttacCTATGATGCACCCATACTTTAAAATGCACAATGTATTCAAATCATACTTGTTGGCAAACCAGAATAAATACAAGCTATATGaacaaaaatcaagaaaaacaagttaataaaatataagtaatttataaatataattattttatttaacatatattgTCATAtccatattctttttctttttaaattgtcATATTTACCTAGAGCATTTGGTCTAATGTGATACTTGTACTTTTGGCCATGCATCATAGCCTCTTATACGCTCTTATGGATTTTAGTTGATGTGATTGTTTGTTATCTCTTACAGGAGCTTGTAGTACTTCTCTCAGGAGAAATTGGAAAGGAAAATTCTTCAGATGGAAAACTTGACCCTGTGATCAGTCAGAAGGCATCAACCAAAAAATCTAAGAAAACAAAGCGTGAAGAATTAAAGGAAATATCTAATGAGAACAATGTTGAGAGTGCAGGCAAAAAGAAGAGCCTGAAAAGGCCTAAAATTTGCAAAGTTCCAAGTGAGGAAGCAAAAGGAAAAGCAAATGATGAAACTAAAGTTTGCAACGGAGTCtctaaaaaggaaacaaaagtaGATAGAAAACATGATACTGCTCATATATTGATGGACAGTCCAGAGGCTCAGGCTGCAAATGATCTTTTACTGTTTGGAAAATATGCCAAAGGCAACCCTTTCTCTGAGGTGCAACCACAAATGCATAAAAATCCTGACACTATTTTTGAAGATCCAGCAAATGATCCCATTGTCCCTGTGACTGTGGCtccaaaacattatttattcaATTCTAAACATCCAGATATGAAACATATGCATGGTGAAAATTGGAACAACACTGTACTTGTAGATGGTAATGCTGGTGCCAAGTTCCAAGTAGGAATAGCAACGTTCCCAAGTATTGGTATGAATTTAGTGGTGGAAAAAATTGAAGAGGAAATTCCTTTGCCCCCTGGAACTGAGTTAACAGAAATATTGGACACTGAGCTCCCACCTGAAGATGTTGGAAATGCGTTGCAGCTTTTAGAGTTTTGCAGAGTGTTTGGAAAGGTTTGCCTTCTTGTTAATTCTGTTGACaactttctttcaattttttgtcaGTCATTCATAATTGCTTTATCAAGTGCTTTTTAAGATTTATTCCTGCGTATTATTTTAATCAGGCTCTTGATCTCAAGAAGGGAGAAGCTGAAGCCATCTTAAGAGAATTAGTGCGTAAACAAAATTTGCGTCGAGGACAAAACACTTTAGTGGTTCAGTTTCAAATTAGAGTGTTGACCTTGATACTAACTGATTCAGGAAATGAGTGAGTTATCCCTTAtagcttttatttatttgttagtgTATAGTTTTGggggaaataatttttctatgaTATACTTGGAATCTTGGATTAAGGTTGTCATATGGATGACTTTGGTGGGTTTAGGTCTCCATCCTTGACTACTAGCAATGGAAATAATTCATGGTTGAAACCATTGGAGGATTTAATTGCTGGATCTGATcatatattaaaagattttcCTTTGGATTGGCTTCAAGAAGGCGTTGGTGGATATTACAATTTGGATTTATCTAAAAAGCTCACACTGCTGAATTTTCTTTGTGATGAAGCTTTAATTACTGAGTAAGTATTTCAAGTCCAATTAGAAAAGTTTTATCGTGTATTTTGCTGTTAGTTTATTGTTTTCATCTCTATCcatatctttcttttttctctgttGTCTTCATAATCTTGTTTTAAGTGGTTGAAAACTTGCTTAATATGTCCAGCAAACTGAGGAGTTGTATTGAAGATCAAAATTCAAGGCATGCAGAAGAAGTGAAGGAAGCAAAAAACAAGATTGCTGCAGCTAAGGAAAAGGTAACAGCAGACAAGGTGTTGTGTTCTTTGTATCTGGATTGTCCTTGCTGTTACATTTTGTTCATAATTTTGTATGCATGTTATCTACAGGAAAAGGGTCTTAGGCAGAAGTTGCAGAATGAGATGGTTAAAGCTGTTCTGTCAAATGCGGCTCCCCTTCGAATGGAGAAGCATGATGCTCTTCTTAAAATGATGAAAAGTGAAGTGGCTCAAGCTCATGCTGTGGTGCTTAAGCTAAAGGGCACAATTCCAAAAGGTATGTTACGAATTATGATGTTTATGAATTATGCATTGTGTATGTTATGAGGCCTGAAGTTCTTCAATCTCATTCTAATGTCAGAATATTTAGCTGATGGTACAAAATTCTGCCATTTGGAAGACTATCCATGTTGCAAACAAGTAATAATTAACACaggaaaatgaaaaactatttttttaatgattactCGAGCATGAAAAAGAACTAATATCTGCTTATATGACAAATATCTGTTAGTATATCATATACTTACTGTTAGTTCTACTAGAATTTTATTTGCAATATTACTGATCTTCAATGCTATTATCATTTTGTCTTGTTTCTTTCCTCACACGATAGTATTCACTTATGCAACATCCTGCAAAATGTTTAATTCCAGTTGGTTTAAATTCAGCTATTTCGTATGAGAAATTGATTGTTTGCGTCATGAGCACTTATTTGTCAAACTCAGAGAAATTGGGGTAAAAACTGTGTTCTCCTTTGAAGAATTCTCATTTAAATAGTATGATACAATTTGATAGTTTGCTAAAAAGGTATAAATGGTAAGCTATATTAGGCTAActaattaatgatataattaCACAATTATAACTATACAATCATGTAAGATATGTTGGTTTAAAGGGCCAACAAATCTGCacaaataatgataaataaccTATCTATCAATTCTATTGACATTCTCCGTCAAATTGATGGTGAATCTACCAGCATCAATTTGCTAATTAGGAAATTATGCTCTTGATGTGTCAAAGATTTGGTGAGGATGTTGGCTAGTTGAATAGATGTTGAGACATAAGGCAGAGTGATAATTTTGCGGTCATAGGCTTATCTCattgaatgacaatcaatcttTATGTGCTTTGTTCTTTCATGGTATATATGATTTGTTGCAATTTGTATGGTACTTGTGTTATCAACATACAACGTGTGACATTCTTTATTCTTcgcatatatactaataaaggaataaaaattcaaatattaattacaagtatttttaaaacatttttttaaatacaagccttttaAAGAGGTAAaagactcacattcacttttttctacattatatttaaactttccaaataaataataaagttatctCAGTTCAAACAAGGTTGTTTAAgatttcatataattaatataaaatcctATATCTTAATGTCACATTCTATTAGAGTGTTGTGTCTTGATGTCTTTCAGTACAAGGTTGCTTAAAGCAATTCACTAGTCACTTGCTTCCTCGAACATAAAGTTCAAGATTATTACAAGattcaaacataaatcatacatagggagtgagttatcacattcttaactaatagagaaataaGACAActtcacattacacatgaattacataattcgatcaagatataataatacatcaatttcataatgaaCAATTAGCAGGCGTTATAtaatagttatgctaagactcaagcctatatgtaatgtggtaTTATGTTAGTGAAAAATCACACTGGGGCGCTTAAGAGTACATAACAAAAGACACCATATAATGGGTATGTCAAGTCATTattactaagtaaaatcatagggaaaTCAGTTAGAGTCATagtgttttgtgagaatgctttAATCATGTGattaacataggcttaaaggagcactcaaactagGTTATTTCCAAGACCTATACTCTGAAGAGTTCATCggggcctctccctcctaatttaattatttttgcatGTAGACACTGctaatgaattatataatatttatgatctcacacttttgttttaaacatgtttaatacaattgcgctacaatttaacactgattCCTGAATAGGAaatctacattttctctttaataccAGTTTTTAAATAGGAAActtacattttttctttaacactAATTCTTAAATAGAAAacctacatttttttctttaacattgTACATCAACACTGGTTGAGTTATTATACAATTCGTAGCTTACAACATAAGTAATGTCTCATTATGTGTTAATCACATATTTATTCATAgtcaaaactcattcacaatttcacatttcATTGTGTCATAATCCATCAttacatgtttacacgtatctcacaaatcaaTATATGTTCAACTTGACAATTATACTTAATgtcaataataatatcataatctcaaggcaacatattattttacaatttatcacatatttcatttataagcattgttcatgaattatataatatctACGAtttcacactcgtgttttaaacacgtttaacacaattgtgctataatttaacactggtttcTAAATacgaaatttacatttttttaacactgCACATCAATActagtcgggttattgtataattcacaacttaCAATACAATTATTGTCATATCAAGTGCTAAACACATTTCATGAATTACATACACTTTGCCTCTGAAACATGTAATACATACAACtattaaattgttttcaaaatcattttaattgtcAGGTTCCCACAATGGATTACATCACAATACTTGTCGTCCTTAAATaatcttacaattgtgtgattgcacagtctATAACTCACATCTCAATACATATTCACCATTAATCATAGGTTCAAattatcacaacatgggaaaTAAACctctcaaataattttatacaattatatcaaaatcatggggTCAAAGCACAAAAACATCAaaagcactcaagtttatcaatcaattcttatcagaacatcaattggtacataaaacacaataatattgtatttataaccataaaataaaaattataaatcaataaatattccaaaataaactttaatttaatcttCTAAGGATTCTTACACATGTTTATTTTAATCTCTAATTGcaataaactttaatttaattttctgacAGTGATAGTGGCATTTTTAGCAAATTCTTGAGattcttcaattttttcctttggttgctctgataggatttccaaatgttacAGAGAATGAGAAGGGATTGAAACCTTCATTTATATTGTATTCATGCGATTCTTGTTTTTTTCTCCAAGAATGTTATcatgcaaatcccaacggtgaaggtgTGTGCATTTGAATTTCGAACAGCATattaagattttgtgaaaatccAACGAATAAAGAATCTAGGATCATAGTTTTATCGAGATAGCTTTGGGTTTCtgtgggaaaaaaaaagtgatgatGCGAACAATATTTCTCTCAGCTTTGACATCTTTTCATAATTCCTAATGGTGAGAATATTCGAAATTGAGTTGCAAACTTGTTGCttaaatttcacaatgatccaatAGTGAATAAGTTCAAAATCgttgtttttctgagacagattTGATGGTCTATGGGAAAAAGAAAGGCCTTTGGGAGAAGatagaaaaacgaaaatgaggggaAAAAAAGGCATCGTCAGTCTAAAAACTGATTTAATATATCACCATTTATACTTAAGATACTCataacttattatttactctatttaattatttttattattttataaaagagaacataattttatttcttattaaatgaataaatcatatatatatatatatatattttttttttttcaaagcattattttattacaactagttttttttatttatttaattataaaaacctcatcgTTCTctaaaattgtatttatttatttatttttactaaaaagcctttttaatttatttacaaaaaataagatGTTACACAACGAAGTTGGTGTTGCTTGTGAATAACTAAGTTTTGAAAGGTCTTGTAACGAAATAATCTCAGAGCATGTTGTAGACATGGATCGATATTTTGCTTTAGTGAATGATTTAtagtttgatttttgtttcttacaTTTCTAGGAGATAGGGGCATTTCCTAAAAACATATACCAGCCAATAGTATACTTTCTTGTGTTGTGGcatccagcccaatcagcattgCTATATGTTTGAAGTTGTATTGTTGCACTTGTAGGAGAGAAGAGACCACGATTGAGAGTGaccaacaaatatttaatgatttgtTTTACTGTTGTAAGATGCAAATGTTTaggattttgcatgaatttgtTGATTGTGTGGAcaataaaagaaatatcaagTCTTGTGATGGTTAGGTAGATGAGACTTCCtaccttttttattatatataaagttaGTAGGCATGGCAACGGGGCAGGTCGGGTTCGGGTTTTGTTTACCCCACTCCCGCCCCCGACTCCTCATTTCCCTCCCCGCTCCTGCCCCTGAAACCGACGAGGGTGTATATTTACATCCCATCCTCGTCCCCGACGGGGGTCGGGTTTTCCCCGCCCCGTCCTGCCCtcgacatttttataaaattttattaaaaaatataatttttcataaaataaaaaatataattttaaataaaacataaaattcaattcaacattaacataaaatttaatctaatagtttcatatttcaatgtgtaatatatattaataattagcgGGGCGAGTTCGAGTACGGGTTCGGGGTGGGTATTGAGAATCCCATCCCTGACCTCGAACTCGAATTTGGCTATCGGGGAAAACCCGACCCTGACCCCGACCCCAGTCAACTCGGATTTTCCCTGTCAAAATTGGGGCAGGCCCCACTGGTTCGGGCCTCGTTGCCATGCTTAAAAGTTAGGTCTTGTAGGAGCTCACCTTCATCCCGTCTTAACTTGACATTAACTTCCATGGAAGTATCAATCGTAGTTGCAGTGGTGAGACCAACTAGCTGAATTACATCTTGAGTATATTTGTGTTAAGTGACAAAGATGTCTTTTTGTTGGAATTATACTTCTAATCCCAAGAAATAAGTGAGTTGTCCAAGATCTTTCATGTGGAAAGTTGTATGCAACAATTGTTTGATTGTAGTTATAGCCTTTTGATCTAAGTCTGTGACGATAATGTCATTCACATAAACAAGGAGGATAACAATTCCTTTTGAGGTTCTTTGTAGAAAGAGAGATGGATCATAGCTACTTTGAATGATTGGAAAGCCAAGTAGTGTTGTGCTTAACCTTTCAAACCACACTTGTGGTGTTTATTTTAATCCATACAAAGAACGTTTTAGCTTGCAAACAATATTAGATAATGGTAAAGGCGTATAAGTAAGAGGTTTGATGTAAACTTCTTCTTTGTGGTCACTATGAAGGAAGACATTTTTGACATCTAGTTGGTGAATTTGCCAAGATTCAGATGTAGCAATGACAATAATAGTCCTCATAGTAGTCATCTTGGCCACTGATGCAAATATTTCTTCATAGTCTAGGCCAAATTCTTGCTTATTTCCAAGAACAATCAATCTAGCCTTGTATCGATCTATTGATCTATTGAATGCAACTTTATAgtgaatataaatttattgtcaAGAGGTTTAACCGATAGAGGACATGGAACAGTGTCTTATGTTTGATTTTCCTCTAGTGTAAGTTCAATTTCTATAGTATCCTACCAACATTTATGCTTTATTGCTTGTTTATATGAAGAAGGAATAGGAACAAATGCTAAAGTTGTTGTCAAAGATAAATGTTtagaaaaatcatatttttttaggtgATTTACAAATGTGAGTACTGTGATGTAAAAGGGTTGGTTCTAGTTAAAGCATTGGATCATCAACTAGTGAATGATCGGGAGGGGGTCTTGGAGGGATTGAAGGTTGAATTGGTGGAACAGTCGAATGTCTTTAGTAGACCATGAAAGGAGGATGAGCTTATTCTTCTACAAAattgttagaaaataatgacaacAAATTTGGATGTAGAAGAGTGAGTGTCTTGGTTAGTAGcaaaaaaatatgtatcttCTTGAAAGATGATATTTCTAGAAACCTGAATCTTGTGTAAATGAGAACAATAACATAACCAAGAAAAGAACATTTAACAGATTAAGTTGTGAGTTTGGTGTGTTTTGGTGGCTGAAGATGGACATAACATACACAACTAAAGGTGCGAAGAGTGGAATAATTAGGTGGCTTACCAAATAACCTTAAAAAAGGGGAATCATTGTTTAAGACTGGAGAAGACAATCGACTAATAAGGTGAACAACAATTGAGGTATAGACAACATCAAAATGAtggttttttcttttagttactCTGTTTTGTTGGGGTGTGAAAGGACACGACTTTTgagataatataatatttgcCTATAAGAACTCTTGAAACAAATGAGACGTGTATTCCTTCCATTGTTAGAATGtagagttttaattttttatgaaaattgagTTTGAACATAGGCATGAAAGAATTTGAATGCAGAGAATGCTTCAGCTTTAGAACGTAAAAAAATAGACCCATGTGAAACAACTATAGTTGtcaataaaagtaataaaatacttGTAATGTGCATGAGATATTATAGGTGTGATTTCCCATAAAATAAATCTCTGTGAATTATGTCAAAAGGTTGATTTACATTTGATTGATGAACTAGAAATGGTAGGATTTTACTTTTACCAAGTTTACAAGAATTGCAATCAAATTGAACAACactaaaaaatgagaaatgttTATTGATAAGAACTTTGGATTTCATCAAGTCATGAAATACATTGGAATTTGGGTGACCAAGACGCTTATGTCATAATTGGAAATTAATCGTTGTAGAATTACAAGAAATAAATGACAGAAAAGAATGTGGTGACAATGATGAATAGAGGAAAAAGACGCCTAACTTTAGGTCCCTTTGTGATCATCTTTCCCGAGTGTTGATCCTACACAAGACAATCAGATTTTGAGAATTCAACTTTGCAATCATTATCAACTAATTGACCaactaaaataaagttattggTGAGATTAGGGGAAACATAAACATTGGTAAGAGATGAGAAAATATCACCAATTGCTATGATAGGTAATTGTTTCCATCTTCAATGTGTATCTTCAAATTACCAGAGTAATTTGTAACATTGGTAAGGGTAACAACATTGTTGGTCATATGATTGGATGTGCCAGAGTCAAAATACCAAGGAGAGCTGGGTAAAGAAGCTTTACCTGAAAGACCCAAAgcataaaatattgaaatggaTGTTTGTTGAACCATTTCAGGGATTAAAGTTGGCATAAAAGCAAGTGGATTCTGATCCTTAAAAATAGTAGAAGAGCCAAATAGTGACAGTGaatgttgttgtttttctttgtgGTGGTTTGATTTGACATTCTTTTATGATGTGACATTTTTTGCAGTAATTGTAGAACTTTTTAGGATAGTGGGAAGCAAAATGTCCATGACCTTTATAGTAGAAACATTGGATAGTACTCATGTCTCTTCTTGGAGGTTTACCTTGTACTGCATACGTCGTAAGAAGGGAGGCAAATTTCTATTGTTCCATGTTTGTCTGAGTGAGGAGAGGTTCTTCACAGAGTAGTTTATTTAGGCATTCATCCAAGTAGGAGATAGTAGCCTTGCTTATTAGGTTGGTCTAAATGCCCTCAAAATTAGatctcaatttcataacaaATTGATCTTATTTTGTGGTGTCATGAATGTTTTGGATTGCAGTTTGTCCTTTAGTTGACAAATTTTTATAGACATTGTCAGTATATTCAGCCCAAAGATTCATGAAAtgagaaatgaaataaaaaattgaaagactatcttgttgaaaaatgataatttcATGTTCAAGTTAAAACCTATGAGCAGTGTTGTTTTGGTTATAAATTTTCTTTAGTTAATCTCACATCTTTGCTACTGTGGTGAAGGGTTTGAGATTGAGGATGATATTAGGCTCAATAGAGTTTGTGATCCATGTCATGACCTGTGTGTCTTTGACCTCCCATTTGGCATATGCCTCCTTGTGCGTAGTTTTATCAGGAGTAGAATCTGTCAACCTGACCCCAAAGCTCCTTGCCTTTGATAAAGATCTAGAACTGGAATGCCCAAGTGgagtaattttttcattaagatGAACAAAGAGGACATCATATTTTTCAATAGATATGATGCTGAGAAAAATCGCAggagaaaaaacaagaaattggAGAAATTGAGAGTAGAACTAGGATCAATGTGAACAGTATCGCACAAGAGACTAGAACTGGGAACTCAGAGATTGGCAGCacagtgaaaaaaaaactaagttgGGATTGAAACCTAGACTGGTACCATGTCAAACTCAGAAATTGGAGTAAAAATTGTGTGTTCTCCTTTGGAGAATTCTCATTTAAATAGTATGATACAATTTGATTTCTAGTCTTGAAATTTGCTAAAAAGCTATAAATAGTAACCTACAGTTggactaattaattaaggatataaTTACACAATTACAATTATACAATCATGCAAGATATGTTGGTTTAAAGGACCAATAAATCTGCACAAATAATGCCAAATAATCTGCCTATCAATTCTATTGACATTATTTTCATAACATCCAGACTGAATAGTGGAATtggttttgtaaataaataaataaatgctcCTAATGAGGCCAAAAAGGAATGTTTTAGTACATATGGTTACTTTCTATCTTGTAAGAATTTACTTTTTCTGCTATTGTAACAGTTGACATTTGTTCTTCTAATATTACAGGGAAACATAGTTCTGATGCTATGAGAATCGAGCCTGCGTGTTTGGACAACAATGGTCAGGTGTTTTGGAAGTTGAAAAGTTATAATAGTGAATGTGCTGTTCTGTTGCaaggtaatttttaaaatgcattAGCTTAATTTTTCTGATTGATGATACCATTGTGATTTGGGCTCTAGCAAGTTTTCTTAAAGAAAGCAATGTGCAGATATCAAAATTAAGGATGAAACTGCTACTGCACCTGCTGAAAAATGGTTTGTTTATGGTCCTGAAAAGAAGGATGAGGTTGATAAGTACATTTCCTCGAGGTGAGCTCTTTTATTAAAGTTGAAGTGGATTGTTCTAAAGGTTTTGGATAAGGTACTTGATATTGGAGAGTTTGCATTCTTAATATCTGTCAAGAACATGATGGTAAATAGTAACCAAAGCTAGCTTCAATGAATGTGTTGAATATGTTGTTGTGAGAACAGTGATCACCCATTATATGCTCGAGCATACAAAGATGGGGAAATTTAATGAAACAGAGattttataatgataattattgtagctattgattaagaaatataatgaaatatgaAAATGGATTCTAAAAGATCATCTAAGGTATTTTAAGGAGGAGGGATTAAGTTGCTCTAgagtaacttcttttaattacTCTCCAACTTCACCCTTAGTTTTCTTTAAATCTAATGGTCGGAATCAGGTTTTAATATACACAATTTAATGCCTATTTGGATGTTACTTTTTAGCACATTACATTTATCGACAATGCTGCAGTCGTAGTAGATACACATGTGTGGCTATGCAAGGGCAGGGGAAGGGATCATGAGGCTAAACATCTGTGAATACAATAGTTATAGGAGTGCTAGCTCTCTAACACTCTTTTTAACACACTTCAtgattagttgaaatttattgaaaatcattaaTGTTGGTAGGTCTCACTTCTTATTTAACAGTTCTTTCTTGATTTAGAGGTGGGACATATCAAAATTggtaatttttaagaaaatttagcAAATCATAGAATATTAAAAAGAGTGTTGGAGAGTATTGCTAGTATTCCTCCAATAGTTATGCctactatatataattaatgctCGACAAGTGCAATGAGTTaagaatatttcttttatatcttGGTTGCAGGGCTAAAAGACTTAAAGGTCACAAGGTTGCTTACATGCTTTCGCAGTGAAGCAAATATGTAGGATGTTTCTGGTTAGTATTGTCATTGATCAGGAATTTACAATTGTAACAACATCTATTATTGCTtcaagtgtatatatatatatatatatatatatatatatatatatatatataattcttcaTAGTAACGTAAATGTTAGCGAACACACTCATGGTTAGGTAAATTGCATATGGGACTTCTCACTAATAATGTTGTATTGAGTGAGACTCATGCAAATTTATCTACTAACAGTGTTTAGAATAATGTGTTgcattatttcatttt of the Glycine max cultivar Williams 82 chromosome 13, Glycine_max_v4.0, whole genome shotgun sequence genome contains:
- the LOC100820577 gene encoding uncharacterized protein isoform X2, translating into MAITAISNSSQNMNEVAAGGVKPKRSNSRGVRIVGSRIYDSANGKTCHQCRQKTRDFAVSCKNMKKGKPCPINFCHKCLLNRYGEKAEKVEQLGNWMCPKCRNFCNCSFCRKKQGELPTGQLFHTAKASGFKSVSEMLVSKTAESNDLESNKVNRVFPSKEATEKQKRVNKSSSDKVPVSKAVSPMKQIASDKELVVLLSGEIGKENSSDGKLDPVISQKASTKKSKKTKREELKEISNENNVESAGKKKSLKRPKICKVPSEEAKGKANDETKVCNGVSKKETKVDRKHDTAHILMDSPEAQAANDLLLFGKYAKGNPFSEVQPQMHKNPDTIFEDPANDPIVPVTVAPKHYLFNSKHPDMKHMHGENWNNTVLVDGNAGAKFQVGIATFPSIGMNLVVEKIEEEIPLPPGTELTEILDTELPPEDVGNALQLLEFCRVFGKALDLKKGEAEAILRELVRKQNLRRGQNTLVVQFQIRVLTLILTDSGNESPSLTTSNGNNSWLKPLEDLIAGSDHILKDFPLDWLQEGVGGYYNLDLSKKLTLLNFLCDEALITDKLRSCIEDQNSRHAEEVKEAKNKIAAAKEKEKGLRQKLQNEMVKAVLSNAAPLRMEKHDALLKMMKSEVAQAHAVVLKLKGTIPKGKHSSDAMRIEPACLDNNGQVFWKLKSYNSECAVLLQDIKIKDETATAPAEKWFVYGPEKKDEVDKYISSRAKRLKGHKVAYMLSQ
- the LOC100820577 gene encoding uncharacterized protein isoform X1, encoding MAITAISNSSQNMNEVAAGGVKPKRSNSRGVRIVGSRIYDSANGKTCHQCRQKTRDFAVSCKNMKKGKPCPINFCHKCLLNRYGEKAEKVEQLGNWMCPKCRNFCNCSFCRKKQGELPTGQLFHTAKASGFKSVSEMLVSKTAESNDLESNKVNRVFPSKEATEVKKQKRVNKSSSDKVPVSKAVSPMKQIASDKELVVLLSGEIGKENSSDGKLDPVISQKASTKKSKKTKREELKEISNENNVESAGKKKSLKRPKICKVPSEEAKGKANDETKVCNGVSKKETKVDRKHDTAHILMDSPEAQAANDLLLFGKYAKGNPFSEVQPQMHKNPDTIFEDPANDPIVPVTVAPKHYLFNSKHPDMKHMHGENWNNTVLVDGNAGAKFQVGIATFPSIGMNLVVEKIEEEIPLPPGTELTEILDTELPPEDVGNALQLLEFCRVFGKALDLKKGEAEAILRELVRKQNLRRGQNTLVVQFQIRVLTLILTDSGNESPSLTTSNGNNSWLKPLEDLIAGSDHILKDFPLDWLQEGVGGYYNLDLSKKLTLLNFLCDEALITDKLRSCIEDQNSRHAEEVKEAKNKIAAAKEKEKGLRQKLQNEMVKAVLSNAAPLRMEKHDALLKMMKSEVAQAHAVVLKLKGTIPKGKHSSDAMRIEPACLDNNGQVFWKLKSYNSECAVLLQDIKIKDETATAPAEKWFVYGPEKKDEVDKYISSRAKRLKGHKVAYMLSQ